The Bifidobacterium coryneforme genome segment GCCATGATGCGCAACTCCACTTGGGAGTAATCCGAACTCAGCAGGGCCTCGTACCCCTCACCGGGAACGAAGGCGGAACGAATCTCCCGGCCTCGGGCATCCCTGTTGGGGATGTTCTGCAGGTTCGGGTCAACCGAGCTCAGTCTGCCCGTGGCAGCCACAGTCTGCTCGTAGGTGGTGTGGAGACGACCATCGTGCGGGTTTATGGCCTCGCGAAGCGTCTGGACGATCTGCTTGAGCTTATTGGTCTCCCTGTGCTTGAGCAGGGCACCAAGGAAGTCGTTTGCCCGTTCATTGTTTACGGACTTGACGTAGAGGTCCTGAAGGACCGCAACGTTGGTGGAATAGGAACCGGTCTTCGTCCTATGGGAGGGAGCCAGGCCCATATCCTCGAAGAGGACCTTCTGCAGCTGCTTGGGGCTCTGAAGATTGACTTGTGTACCGGCACGCTGCCAGGCAATGTCCTGGGCCTGTCTGGCCTCCGATGAGAACTGGTCATGCATGGCCTTGAGGCGGGCATCATCCACCTTGGCCCCCTCGGTCTCCATATCTGCAAGGACCCTGGAGGTGGGCAGCTCAATGGTACGGAGCAGGCCATACTGATGACGCTCATCAATGAGTGATTGGAGCCGGTCGGCCAGCATCATCACATACTGCGCCTGACGAAGAATCCTGGACCCTCGGCTCTCCTTGTCCTCTTCGGGGGACCCGTCAAGGGAGAGACTGCCCTGGGTCGCCTCAGGTTCCTTTTCGATGGGAATGCCCAGGAAGTGGGCTGCCGCCCCCTCCACATCATCGGCGTGGAAATCCGGCTCGGCCAGATACCCGGCCAGTTTGGTATCGAAGAGGGGCATGGGAACATGCAGGTTCCGACTTCCCAGGAAATGCAGGTGCTCCTTGTATCCGTGCACGACACATGAACCTACGCGAGCATCCAGCAATCCCTGGATGGCCTCCACCATACCGGCATCCAGGTCATCGGCTGCGAAGGCGATTCCATGGCCGTCGATGGACAGGATGGAGAGTTCCCGAAGGTTGTAGTCACCATGATTGGAGGCGCCTCTGGCATACAGGACCCAGTGATCCTTCATGGCCTCGGCGCATTCCGTATCCCTGTCGGCCGACTGCCTGGTGTCCACATCCCGGCTAAGGGTATCTGCCATGTCGTTGACCTGTTGGGCCGAGCGAATCGACCCTTCCTTGTCAGGCAGATGCTTGTCGGCCCATTCTTCCAGGGCCTTCGGATCATCGACCGTGTCCGCAACGGGCTCCTTGAAGACCACCTGGTCCTCTCCGCCTGCCACGGCCGAGGCCGACGAGTAGTCGTAATCCTCCACCGTATTGAATCCACGAAGAATCTTCTTGCGTGTAGTGGGGCTGAACTGCAGCTTGTCGAAAATCGGCACCACCTTATCGGTATGGATGGTTCCGAAGGCGAGGTCCTTGACCGTGACCCCCAGGTCCAGGTCACGCACCAGGGCGTTGACCTTCCTATTCAGCATGACCTGGTCCCTGCATTCTGCCAGGGCCTGCCCCTTCTTGCCGCCTATCTCCTCCGCGTGATCGAGGATGTTCTCCAGGCTGCCGTAAGTGTTGATCCACTTAGCCGCGAATCCGTCACCGACTCCGGGCACACCCGGGATATTGTCCGCTCCCTCACCGCGCATGGCCGCCAGATCCGGATACTGGCTGGGGGTCACCTTGTACTTGTGGACGATGGCCTGCGGGGTCATGTGCTTGAGGTTCTTGAAATGGTGACCGGGGTACAGGACCGTCACCTTGTCGCTCACCAGCTGGAAGGCATCCCTATCGCCGGAGAGGACCAACGTGTCGAAGCCCGCGGCCTCTCCCATGGTGGCCAGGGTGCCGATGACATCATCACCTTCGTACCCGGGTTTGACGATGTAGGTGATGCCGAGACCCTCAAGAAGGTCCTCCACCAGGGGCAGCTGGGAAAGGAGATCCTCAGGCGCAGCCTCACGGGTGCCCTTGTAGTCGGGCATGAGTTTGTTGCGGAAGGTGCCGCCCTTGACATCGAAGGCGACTCCCATATGGGTGGGCTTCTCCTTGGCGATGATATCGGCGAGCATGGTGGCAAAGCCCCAGACCGCATTGGTCGGCTGGCCGGTCGTGGTGGTGAAGCTCTCGACAGGAAGGGCGTAAAAAGCCCTGAAGGCCAAAGAATGACCGTCCACGACCAGAAGCTTGCCGCTTGCACCGTTTTGGGTCTTGGCCTCTTCCATCACGCGCCGCTTAGTTGTCTGAGCCCTGGACCTGGGAAATCACCGCGTCTGCAACCTCCTGCATGGTCAGACGGCGGTCCATCGAGGTCTTCTGAATCCAGCGGAATGCCTCGGACTCGGTCAGCCCCATATTCTCCATCAGGAGGCCCTTGGCCCTGTCCACCCGCTTGCGGGCTTCGAACCGGGCCTTCATGTCCGTGACCTCATCCTTGAGCGTGTTGATCTGGTCAAAGCGTGAAATGGCCACCTCAAGGGCGGGAAGAAGCTTCTCGGGGGCGAACGGTTTGACCACGTAGGCCATGGCCCCTGCATCAGCAGCCTTTTCCACCAGGTTCTGCTGGGAGAAAGCCGTCAGCATGACCACCGGCGCAAGGTTCTCCTCGGCAATTTCGGTGGCTGCGGTAATGCCATCGGTGCCGGGCATCTTGACGTCCATGACCACCACATCCGGGCGCAGCTCACGGGTAAGGTCGATGGCTTCCTGCCCGCTGGCAGCCTGCCCAACCACGTCGTATCCGGCATCTTCAAGTGCTTCAACGGTATCGAGCCTGATCAAAGCCTCATCCTCAGCCACGACTACTGTGCGCCCCTTGGGGGAATCGTCGCGGTCCGCAATATCCGAAGCCACTTTCAAACCTCATTTCATCATGTTCCGCGCTCCCCATCCAAGTGGACGTCAAGAGCACGGGGCTCATTTTATCGTGCCCCCGGTGAGACTCGAACTCACACTGCACGGATTTTGAGGCCGTTTCCTCTACCAATTGGGATACGGGGGCTTTCCATACCACAGTGAATTTAGCATACTTTAGAGACGAAGCAAGTGCTTTCGTGTTGATTCAGCCTTACAATACAAAAGGAGGGAACGTATCCCTTTCATCTATCAAAGGAGAGCATGATGACCAGCCAGATCTATAGGCGGTTCGATCCGTGGCGTCCATCCCCTGTCGAAGAGAAGTCACGCAAGCAGATAATGGACAGCCACTATTTCAGCGTCGACAAGGTCACCTATGCCTCCAGCGACAATGAGCAGTTCGACAGGAGCATCGTCAGCGAGAAGAACGGTGACACCATAGCCGTTCTCGCCATCACCGATGATGGTCGGATTCCCCTGGTTGAGCAGTACAGGCTCCCCACACACCGGTGGACACTTGAACTGCCGGCAGGACACCCTCTGAACGACAAGGAGGCTCCAATCGATGTCGCGACCAGACGCCTCAGGGAGGAAGCCGGTTACGTAGCCACCTCCTATAACCAGTTCGCCCGCTTCATCAATACGCCCAGCTTCTCCACCCAGCACACCACCCTCTTCTACGCGGAGGGTCTCACTCCAGTCACCCCGGCCAGCCTGGCACCGGAAACACCTCATCAGGACGTGAGACTGTTTACCATCGATGAAGCCTACGACATGGTCATTGCCGGAACCATCCTGGATGCCAAAACCACCATTGCCGTGCTCAGAGCCAAAATCGGTCTCTCTGATCTGCACTGACGGTCGGACAAGAATCAAGCAGACGATAATCATACGAAAGTGCCCGGTCCCCTCTCGGGAAACCGGGCACTTTGTGTATTCAGAACCGAATCACTCGGTCTCACCCACCGTGTGGACATAAATGGAGTCGGTGTTGCCGGGCTCGTGCTCACCCTGGGCGCAGCTGAGCACAACCAGCTGATCGCCGTCCTCGACCTTACCGGCATCCTTGAGCGCCTTGTCGACGTACTTCATCAGGTTGACCCTGGTGAAGTCGTGGTAGTCGTCCTCGCAGAGGAAGGCCTCGGTGCCCCAGCTCAGGGCCAGCCAGTGGAAGGTGTGCTCGTTGGTGGTCAGGCCGTAGATCGGGGCCGCAGGACGCTCACGGGAGATCCTGTGAACCGTGTTGCCGGTCTGGGTGAAGGCGACGATGGCCTTGGCGTTGAGCTTATCGGCCAGGTCCACGGCAGCCGAGGAGACTGCACCGGAATTGGACATGTCGAAGTTCTGCAGGCTGGGGATCCTGTCGAAGCCATGGGTGGTGGCGTAGCCGGAAATCCTGGACATGGTGGTGACCGTGGTGTCGGGATAGTCTCCGACAGCGGTCTCGTTGGAGGTCATGGTCGCATCGGCGCCATCCAGGACGGCGTTGGCACAGTCAGAGGCCTCTGCACGGCTCGGAACCGGGGAGTGAACCATGGATCCCAGGACCTCGGTGGCCACGATGACCGGCTTGGCGTACTGACGTGCCAGCTCGATGCAGCGCTTGGTGACCAGGGGGACCTCCTCGAAAGGCATTTCGACGGCCATATCGCCGCGGGCGACCATGATGCCGTCGAAGACCTTGACGATGTCTTCCAGATTATCGACAGCCTGGGGCTTCTCGATCTTGGCCACGATCGGGATACGACGTCCCTCTTCGTCCATGATCTCATGTGCACGATCGATATCGCTTGCAAAGCGGACGAAGGACATGGCGATGATGTCGGCACCGGTGCGGATGCCCCACCGCAGATCGTCCTCATCCTTCTCGGTCAGCGCAGGCAGGCTGACGGCCACGCCGGGCAGGTTGATGCCCTTGTGGGAGGAGACGGGGCCGGCCACGATGACCTTGGTGTATACCTTGTTGCCCTCGACCTTGGTGACCTCCAGGCGGACCTTGCCGTCGTCGATCAGGATGGGGTCGCCGGGGTGGCAGTCACCGGGCAGTCCCTTGAAGGTGGTGGAGGTCATGTGCTCGTCACCCTCGACATCGTCGGTGGTGATGATGAATTCCTGACCGTTCTTGAGCTGGACCTTGTCCTCGCCCTGCTCGTTCTTCTTGAACCAGCCACAACGAATCTTGGGGCCCTGGAGATCAACCAGGACTGCTACGTTGCGCCCTGTCTCCTTGCTGGCCTGGCGCACGTTGTTGTAGACCTTGAGATGGTCCTCGGGGGTGCCGTGCGAACGGTTCAGCCTGGCGACATCCATACCCGCCTCAACGAGCTTTGTGAGGTTCTCCAGGGACTCCGAAGCCGGTCCGATAGTGTCCACAATCTTGGCTTTGCGCATCTAATGCCTGCCTATTCATAGGTCTTGTATGGAGTCCGCAAGGGACCCCTTTCATTGAATTACATGCCTATTCTACAGTGTCCGCAGGATAAGGACCAGTCGTTTCCGTTAGCGCTAACAGCCTGTCTCCCAGTTACCTGGAGTTTGTTTTTGAAACGTCATCTTATCCTTGCCCCTTTTGCCCTCGCGCCTTGAGCAGACTGGCTACAGCGGCTATGCCTATGGCCAGAACGATGACCAGGAGGGACAGCCAGGTGGGAACCTCGGGAACGGCCTCCAGTGGACCGCCACCGTTGATGAAAGGCAGGGTGTTGCCGTGGAGTGCCTCCATAATCAGCTTCACCCCGATAAAGGCCAGGACCACGGCCAGACCGTAGGGCAGGTAGACCAGCTTGTCCAGGAGGGAGCCGAGAAGGAAGTAAAGCTGCTGCAACCCCAGAAGCGCAAAGACATTGGACGTGAAGACGATGAAGGGGTCCTTGGTCAGTCCGAAGATGGCGGGGATGGAGTCGAAGGCGAACATGACATCCGTGGTGCCAATGGCCAGGAAGACGACCAGAAGCGGAGTGAAGAACCGAGTCCCGTTCCTGGTCACGCGCAGGTGCTCTCCTTCATACTCGTCGGTGATGGGGATGACCTTGCGCAGGGCCCTGATCAGGCCATTTTCGCGATACTCCTCTTCTTCCTTGTCCTTGCCCGAGACCATGGACCAGGCCGTGTACAGAAGAAAGCCGCCGAAGATGAAGAAGACCCAGGTGAAGCGGGTGATCAATGCCGTTCCCGCCAGGATGAAGATGCCGCGCAGGACCAGGGCAATGGTGATGCCGATGCTCAGCACATACTTCTGCAGGTCCTTGGGAACGGCGAAATTACCCATGATGATAACGAAAACGAAAAGATTGTCGATACTCAGCGAGTACTCGGTCAACCATCCTGAATAGAACTCAATGGCCGGCCCCGACCCTGACACCCACCAGACCAGACCTCCGAAAATCAGGGCCATGGCTACGAAGAACGCTATATGACGGAGGCACTCGGAGGTTGATGGAACGTGAGGCCTGCGGCCGATGACCAAAATGTCGACAGCGAAGAAGACGGCCAGAACAGCCAGGGTCGCCACCATGAAGGGCATAGGGGTCTCGGTCATAATGACCGAGTCTAGTGGGCAAAGAAGACAGGAGACCCGGCCTCCGGACCGAGACCCGCATACCCGGCTCCAGCCCCTTCCGAAGCTAAGCCGAGAGGACTACTTGCTGGCCTCGGTCATCTGACGCAGTTCCTTCTTCAGATCCTTGATTTCATCTCGGAGTCGCGCTGCCAGCTCGAACTGGAGCTGCTGGGCAGCCGTATGCATCTGGTCACTGAGTTGGCGTATCAGGTCGGCCAGGTCCTGGGCGGGCAGACCGGCCGAGAGGATCTCCTGGTGGCGCTTGTCGGACTCCTCCTTGTCATACATGGGCACACCCAGGTGGGAGTTCCCGGCCTTGTTGGCGTTCCTGTACCCGCCCTCCAGGAGGGTTTGGGTGTCCACGTCCTCCTTGGCCAGCATGTCATTGACATCACTGATCTTCTTGAGCAGCGGCTTGGGATCGACCCCGTGCTCCTTGTTGTAGGCGATCTGCTTGGCCCTTCGGCGATTGGTCTCACTGATGGCCTGCTCCATGGATTCGGTCGTTTCGTCTGCGTACATGATGACCTTGCCCGAGACGTTCCTGGCCGCTCGACCGATTGTCTGAATCAGAGAACGGTAAGAACGAAGGAAGCCCTCCTTGTCAGCATCCAGGATGGCAACAAGGGAGACCTCGGGCAGATCCAGTCCCTCGCGTAGAAGATTGATGCCGACAAGCACGTCGATCTTCCCCTCGCGCAGCTCACGCAGGAGCTCGACACGGCGGAGTGTATCCACATCCGAATGGAGATACTCCACCTTGATGTCACGTTCAAGAAGATAATCGGTCAGGTCCTCCGCCATCTTCTTGGTCAGGGTGGTGACCAGGACGCGTTCGTTTTTGGATACTCGTGCCTTGATCTCATCCAGAAGGTCGTCCACCTGTCCCTTGACCGGTCTGACTTCGATCTCCGGATCCAGGAGTCCCGTCGGACGGATGACCTGCTCCACCACCCCATCGGATAATCCGACCTCGTAATCACCGGGCGTTGCCGAGAGGTAGACGGTTTGGCCGATTTTCCCTTGGAATTCAGGCCACTTGAGCGGACGGTTATCCATGGCCGAGGGAAGCCGGAATCCATGCTCGACCAGGGTGCGCTTCCTGCTGGCATCCCCCTCGTACATGCCTCCGATCTGAGGAACAGTGACGTGTGATTCGTCGATGACCAAGAGGAAGTCGTCAGGGAAGAAGTCCAACAGCGTATGAGGGGCCGACCCTGGTTCACGCCCTTCGAAGTGGCGGGAGTAATTCTCCACCCCGGCGCATACACCGACCTGGGACAGCATCTCCAGATCATAGGTTGTACGCATGGTCAGTCGCTGGGCCTCAAGCTCCTTGCCCTGCTTGCGGAACTCCCCCACTCGCCAATCCATTTCCTCCTTGATTCCCTTCAGGGCGCGGGCCATCCGCTCCGGTCCCGCCACATAGTGGGTGGCCGGGAAGATATGAACCGAGGTTTCATGCGCGATCTCGTCGCCGGTCAGTGGGTGGAGAGTGGAGATACGGTCAATCTCGTCGCCGAAGAACTCGATACGTATGGCCAGTTCCTCATAGACGGGGATGATTTCGACGGTGTCTCCCCTGACTCGGAAGGTGCCGCGGGTGAAGGCGATGTCGTTGCGCTTGTACTGCATGCCAACGAACTCACGCAGGAGGTCGTCGCGGTTGATTTGGTCCCCCTCGTGGAGGAAGAGCATCATGCCCGCATACTCCTCGGGAGTACCCAGACCGTATATGCAGGAGACCGTGGCCACGACCACGCAATCCCGCCTGGTCAGGAGGTTGGCCGTCGCCTCATGGCGCAACCGTTCAACATCTTCGTTGATGTTGGAGTCCTTCTCGATGAAGGTATCGGTCTGGGGTATGTAGGCCTCGGGCTGGAAGTAGTCGTAGTAGGAAACGAAGTACGAGACCGCGTTGTCGGGCATGAGTTCACGGAACTCCGCACAAAGCTGGGCGGCCAGGGTCTTGTTGGGTTCAAGAATCAGGGTGGGACGCTGAAGACGCTCGATCAGCCAGGCTGTGGTGGCCGTCTTTCCTGTACCTGTGGCGCCCATCAACACCACATCGTTCTCGCCGTTCTCGATCCTGGCGGCCAGCTGATTGATGGCCTCAGGCTGGTCCCCCGAAGGCTTGTAGGAGGATTTGACCACGAAAGGCTTGTTGATGCGCTCAATGTTGAAACCCATGAATCTCCTTCGGAATTCCTGACCGGCCCGCCGGGCGGAAGGTCAACGGGAACGGTCCTCCTCGGACCGAAGCCGTACATACACCCTATCAATAAACTCGAACATCTGTTCGATTGGCTCCGACCCATCCACAATCAGGTCGGCCATGTGGCGTCTGGTCTCCTGTGAAGTCTGCGAACCAATACGGGCAACAGCTTCCGCACGGGTCATATGCCGTCCATTCACCATGCGCGCAATCCGCAGTTCATCAGGCGCCTCCACGGCGATGACATGGTCAAAGGCAAAGGGAATGGAGTCGCCGACCTCGGCGAGAAGGGGCACATCATGCACCACCACGAGTGGGCGGTGCAACCATGGTTCCTCGACCTGACCCGCCAGGTCATAGACCAGGGGATGCACGATGGCATCCAAGTCGTGCCTGGCCTGATCCTTCCCGGAACCTCCGAAGACCTTGGCGGCCAGGACCGACCGGTCAACCCCTCCTTCGGCATCGGCGCAGTCCCTTCCGAACCGATCCAGGACCGGGTCCACCCCTGCCCCACCGGGACCGAGTACCTGATGCGTCAGACGGTCATAATCGACGACCTTGGCCCCGTCGTAGGCAAGGCGGGCCGCAACCGTGCTCTTACCTGCGGCGATACCGCCGGTCAGCCCCACCCGTATCATCCGGACTCCTCCTCATATGGTCGAACCGGTTCAAGGATACCGCCCGGAATCGAAGGCGGTCGCATCGCACTGCCGCCGCATAGGTCTACACGCATACAGAAAGGTCCGGCCGTGGGCCGGACCTTTCTCAACCACTATCGTTCATTCAGACCTTGCGGTCCAAGGAACGGATGGTGTCACTTCTTCTCCTTGAGGAGCTGCTCGCGCAGGGCGGCAAGCTGGTCGTCGGAGGCCAGGGTGCCCTCGGAATTGGTCTCCGAGGTGTAGTTGGTGGCCTCTTCGGCACCCTGGTGGTTGCCACCGTGGCCGTTGGCGGCAGCGGGGGCGGGAGTGGACTTGCTGTCCTCGGCCGCAGAAGCCTCGGCGTTCTCCAGCTCCTTGGCGACGAAGGCCTTGTGCTGCTCCCAAAGGTCGTGGGCAGCGGCATACTGGGCTTCCCACTCCTCGCGCTGCTTCTCGTAACCGGCGATCCACTCGTTGGTCTCCGGATCGAAGCCCTCGGGATACTTGTAGTTGCCCTCTTCGTCGTACTCGGCGGGCATACCGTAGATTGCCGGATCGAAGTCCTCGGAGGAGGGATCGACGGAATCGTCGGCCTGCTTGAGCGACAGGGAGATGCGGCGGCGATCCAGGTCGACGTCGATGACCTTGACGAAGATCTCCTCGCCCTGCTTGACGACGGTCTCCGGGTTCTCCACGTGGCGGTTGGCCAGCTCGGAAATGTGCACGAGACCCTCGATGCCGTCCTCGACGGAAACGAAGACACCGAACTGCACAATCTTGGTGACCTTGCCCTTGACGATCTGTCCGGGCACATGGGTCCGGGCGAAGCGCTGCCAGGGATCTTCCTGGGTGGCCTTGAGGGAGAGGGAGATGCGCTCGCGATCCATATCGACATCCAGGACCTCGACAGTGACCTTGTCGCCCACCTTGACGACCTCGCTGGGGTGGTCGATGTGCTTCCAGGAGAGTTCGGAGACGTGAATCAGTCCGTCCACACCACCCAGATCGACGAAGGCGCCGAAGTTGACGATGGAGCTGACCGTGCCCTCGCGAATCTGCCCCTTCTTGAGCTGGGCCATGAAGGTCTCGCGGACCTCGGACTGGGTCTCCTCCAGATACTGGCGGCGGGAAAGAACCACATTGTTGCGGTTCTTGTCCAGCTCCAGGATCTTGGCCTTGATCTTCTGCCCGATGTAGGGAGAGAGGTCGCGCACACGGCGCATTTCAACCAGGGAGGCGGGCAGGAAGCCACGAAGACCGATATCGACGATGAGACCACCCTTGACGGCCTCGATGACGGTACCTTCGACGATTCCGTCGGCATCCTTGATCTTCTCGATGTCGCCCCAGGCGCGCTCATACTGTGCGCGCTTCTTGGAGAGGATCAGACGGCCTTCCTTGTCCTCCTTGGTGACGACCAGTGCCTCGATCGTGTCACCAACCTGGACCACATCGTCGGGATCGACGTCCTTCTTGATGGAAAGCTCACGTGAGGGGATGACGCCCTCGGTCTTGTAGCCGATGTCCAGCAGAACCTCGTCGTGATCGATCTTGACGACCGTGCCCTCGACCAGATCCCCGTCCTCGAAGTTCTTGATGGTGGAATCGACTGCCTTGATGAAGTCTTCCTCAGTGCCGATATCGTTGATAGCGACCTGGGGAACTTCCTTCTTGTTCTCTGCCATTAATTGAGTTGTTTCTTGTATAGTGGGTTGTTTTTCCGTTTTAAGTTATAGCGTTCGCATAATCACACACGAACAAAATCCATACTAGGCGGGACCAAGGTCATTTTCACCGCAAACTGCCGGGCGTGTCGCGCTGGGGCTTTCCGGTCGGCCTCATACGCACTTCCCGCTCGGCCGCATCGACCACATTCGCCAGGAGCATGGCACGCGTCATGGGCCCTATACCACCGGGGTTGGGGGTGTATGCGGAGCAGACCTCACGGGCGGCCGGATCGACGTCCCCCTTGATCCTCCATCTCCCCTGGTCCTCGTCCCAAACCCGCGAGACGCCCACATCGACCAGGACCGCCCCCGGCTTCACGTCTGCCGGTTTGACGAAGCCGGCCTGACCCACGGCCGCGATGATAAGGTCGGCCCGACGCATGGCCGAGCCGGGATCAGCAGTACCTGTATGGCAAAGGGTGACGGTGGCGTTGATGGACCTGTTGGTCAGCATCAGGCCCACTGTGCGGCCCACGGTCAGCCCCCTACCCAGCACACAGACCTCCTTGCCGTTCAGATCGATCCCATGATGGTCGAGGAGCCAGAGTATCCCGCGCGGGGTGCACGGGAGGGGGGTATTCACCTTCCCATCAGTGTGCAGTACGAGCTGTCCGAGGTTGTACGGGTGCATCCCATCGGCATCCTTGCCCGGATCGATCTCTTCGATGATGGTGGTTGGGTCCACCCCCTTAGGCAGGGGAAGCTGCACGATGTAACCGGTGCAGTCGGGATTCGCATTCAGCGAGCGCACCGCCTCAACAATCCGATCGAAGCCGGCATCTCCCGGCAGGTCCACCCGGATGGACCTTATGCCCACTTCCTGGCAGTCCTTGTGTTTACCTTCGACGTACTTCACCGAGCCAGGGTCGTTCCCCACCAGGATGGTTCCCAGGCCTGGACGCGACCCTTGGGCCGCCAGACGTTCCACCCGCTGACGCAGGTCCTCCTTGACCTGTGCGGCCGCCGCCTTACCATCCAGTCTCAACGCCGTCAAAGCCCGACTCCCTCTCGTGTCCAGCCCCTTCCTCCACATGGGTCAGGGGTTCCGATTCCACAGGGCGGCCTTGGACCGCCTGGTGTATGGAGGACCAGCCTAGTACCCTGCCCCCACCTGCCTTTCGGCACTTCCATAAAGCGGGCACCACAGTGCACTATCGGAATTCGAATCGCACCCGTCCGGCCCACCTAACCTTCGTCGCCGGACGATTTATCGGCGCCTCGGTCATGCCTTCTGAATTCGGATGGGGTAAAGTCCCGGACGGCATCCATAATGAGAACAATGCTCATTAAGCCCCGATCGCCCATCACGATTCGAACAACCGGTCGGAGACAGCATGCCAGGGAGG includes the following:
- the rpsA gene encoding 30S ribosomal protein S1; amino-acid sequence: MAENKKEVPQVAINDIGTEEDFIKAVDSTIKNFEDGDLVEGTVVKIDHDEVLLDIGYKTEGVIPSRELSIKKDVDPDDVVQVGDTIEALVVTKEDKEGRLILSKKRAQYERAWGDIEKIKDADGIVEGTVIEAVKGGLIVDIGLRGFLPASLVEMRRVRDLSPYIGQKIKAKILELDKNRNNVVLSRRQYLEETQSEVRETFMAQLKKGQIREGTVSSIVNFGAFVDLGGVDGLIHVSELSWKHIDHPSEVVKVGDKVTVEVLDVDMDRERISLSLKATQEDPWQRFARTHVPGQIVKGKVTKIVQFGVFVSVEDGIEGLVHISELANRHVENPETVVKQGEEIFVKVIDVDLDRRRISLSLKQADDSVDPSSEDFDPAIYGMPAEYDEEGNYKYPEGFDPETNEWIAGYEKQREEWEAQYAAAHDLWEQHKAFVAKELENAEASAAEDSKSTPAPAAANGHGGNHQGAEEATNYTSETNSEGTLASDDQLAALREQLLKEKK
- a CDS encoding bifunctional methylenetetrahydrofolate dehydrogenase/methenyltetrahydrofolate cyclohydrolase, producing the protein MTALRLDGKAAAAQVKEDLRQRVERLAAQGSRPGLGTILVGNDPGSVKYVEGKHKDCQEVGIRSIRVDLPGDAGFDRIVEAVRSLNANPDCTGYIVQLPLPKGVDPTTIIEEIDPGKDADGMHPYNLGQLVLHTDGKVNTPLPCTPRGILWLLDHHGIDLNGKEVCVLGRGLTVGRTVGLMLTNRSINATVTLCHTGTADPGSAMRRADLIIAAVGQAGFVKPADVKPGAVLVDVGVSRVWDEDQGRWRIKGDVDPAAREVCSAYTPNPGGIGPMTRAMLLANVVDAAEREVRMRPTGKPQRDTPGSLR